A DNA window from Mastomys coucha isolate ucsf_1 unplaced genomic scaffold, UCSF_Mcou_1 pScaffold21, whole genome shotgun sequence contains the following coding sequences:
- the Coro1b gene encoding coronin-1B, which yields MSFRKVVRQSKFRHVFGQPVKNDQCYEDIRVSRVTWDSTFCAVNPKFLAVIVEASGGGAFMVLPLNKTGRIDKAYPTVCGHTGPVLDIDWCPHNDEVIASGSEDCTVMVWQIPENGLTSSLTEPVVVLEGHTKRVGIITWHPTARNVLLSAGCDNVVLIWNVGTAEELYRLDSLHPDLIYNVSWNHNGSLFCTACKDKSVRVIDPRRGTLVAEREKAHEGARPMRAIFLADGKVFTTGFSRMSERQLALWDPENLEEPMALQELDSSNGALLPFYDPDTSVVYVCGKGDSSIRYFEITDEPPYIHFLNTFTSKEPQRGMGSMPKRGLEVSKCEIARFYKLHERKCEPIVMTVPRKSDLFQDDLYPDTAGPEAALEAEDWVSGQDADPILISLREAYVPSKQRDLKVSRRNVLSDSRPASYSRSGASTAIAVPDVPSGNLAGAGEAGKLEEVMQELRALRVLVKEQGDRISRLEEQLGRMENGDT from the exons ATGTCCTTCCGAAAAGTTGTGCGGCAGAGCAAATTCCGGCATGTATTCGGTCAGCCGGTCAAGAATGACCAGTGCTATGAGGACATTCGAGTGTCCCGAGTTACCTGGGACAGTACCTTCTGCGCAGTCAACCCCAAGTTCCTGGCAGTGATTGTGGAAGCCAGTGGCGGGGGTGCCTTTATGGTGCTTCCTCTAAACAAG ACGGGCCGCATTGACAAGGCCTACCCGACAGTGTGTGGGCACACGGGACCTGTTCTGGACATTGACTGGTGTCCCCACAATGATGAAGTCATTGCCAGTGGATCAGAGGACTGTACTGTCATG GTGTGGCAGATTCCAGAAAATGGACTGACCTCCTCTCTGACAGAGCCAGTAGTGGTGCTTGAGGGGCATACCAAGCGTGTGGGCATCATCACCTGGCACCCCACAGCCCGAAATGTGCTTCTCAGTGCAG GTTGTGACAATGTGGTGCTTATCTGGAACGTGGGCACTGCAGAGGAGCTGTACCGCCTGGACAGCTTGCACCCTGACCTCATCTACAACGTGAGCTGGAACCACAATGGCAGCCTCTTTTGCACAGCTTGCAAGGACAAGAGCGTCCGAGTCATCGATCCCAGGCGGGGCACCCTGGTGGCA GAACGGGAGAAGGCTCACGAGGGGGCCCGGCCCATGCGGGCCATCTTTCTGGCTGATGGGAAGGTGTTCACCACTGGTTTCAGCCGCATGAGTGAACGGCAGCTGGCACTCTGGGACCCA GAAAACCTTGAGGAGCCGATGGCCCTGCAGGAGCTGGATTCAAGTAATGGGGCTCTACTGCCCTTCTATGACCCAGACACCAGTGTGGTCTATGTCTGTGGCAAG GGTGATTCCAGCATCCGGTACTTTGAAATCACAGATGAGCCTCCCTACATCCACTTCCTGAATACATTTACCAGCAAAGAACCCCAGAGGGGTATGGGTAGCATGCCTAAGAGGGGCTTGGAGGTCAGCAAGTGTGAAATTGCCAG GTTCTACAAACTGCATGAGCGCAAGTGTGAGCCCATAGTCATGACTGTGCCAAGAAAG TCTGACCTCTTCCAGGATGATCTGTACCCCGACACAGCTGGACCTGAGGCTGCTCTTGAGGCAGAGGATTGGGTGAGCGGTCAGGATGCTGATCCAATCCTCATCTCACTACGGGAAGCCTATGTGCCCAGTAAACAACGGGATCTAAAGGTCAGCCGGCGCAACGTACTATCGGACAGCAGGCCTGCCAGTTACAGCCGCTCCGGAGCCTCCACAGCTATTGCAGTTCCTGATGTCCCCAGTGGCAACCTTGCTGGGGCTGGT GAAGCTGGGAAGCTGGAAGAGGTGATGCAGGAGCTTCGGGCACTTCGGGTGCTCGTCAAGGAACAGGGGGATCGTATCAGCCGCCTGGAGGAGCAGCTGGGCCGCATGGAGAACGGGGATACATAG
- the Ptprcap gene encoding protein tyrosine phosphatase receptor type C-associated protein: protein MALPGTLRFGVLLALPGALVSGAGPEDGAGSSVVTIILLLLLLLLLVTALALAWRRLSRASGGYYHPARLGAALWGHTCRLLWASPAGRWLRARTELGSPEEPEPQEDEQDAEDFMMDSDPEEADAKEEGQRCQAEQTPDAHDTDSEGGLGLSSQGPVGSGSSAEALLSDLHAFSGSAAWDDSTGEAGGQGLRVTAL from the exons ATG GCTCTGCCTGGTACCCTCAGATTTGGGGTGCTGCTGGCCCTGCCAGGGGCGCTGGTCTCTGGGGCAGGCCCAGAGGATGGCGCAGGCTCCAGTGTGGTCACCATCATcctgctgctcttgctgctgctgctcctggtcACTGCCCTAGCCTTGGCTTGGCGTCGCCTCAGCCGTGCCTCAGGGGGGTACTACCACCCAGCTCGCCTGGGTGCTGCTTTGTGGGGCCACACCTGCCGCCTGCTCTGGGCCAGCCCTGCAGGCCGCTGGCTTCGAGCCCGCACTGAGCTGGGATCCCCAGAAGAACCAGAGCCGCAGGAGGATGAACAGGATGCAGAAGATTTCATGATGGATAGTGACCCTGAGGAAGCTGATGCCAAGGAAGAGGGGCAGCGGTGTCAAGCAGAACAGACTCCAGATGCACATGACACAGACAGTGAGGGGGGCCTGGGCCTCAGCTCTCAGGGTCCTGTGGGCTCAGGCAGCAGCGCGGAGGCCCTTCTGAGTGACCTGCATGCCTTTTCAGGCAGTGCTGCCTGGGATgacagcactggagaagcagggGGCCAGGGCCTCCGTGTCACTGCACTGTAG
- the Rps6kb2 gene encoding ribosomal protein S6 kinase beta-2 isoform X2: MGHYEEVELTESSVNLGPERIGPHCFELLSVLGKGGYGKVFQVRKVQGTNLGKIYAMKVLRKAKIVCSAKDTAHTRAERNILESVKHPFIVELAYAFQTGGKLYLILECLSGGELFTHLEREGIFLEDTACFYLAEITLALGHLHSQGIIYRDLKPENIMLNSQGHIKLTDFGLCKESIHEGAITHTFCGTIEYMAPEILVRIGHNRAVDWWSLGALMYDMLTGSPPFTAENRKKTMDKIIKGKLVLPPYLTPDARDLAKKFLKRNPIQRIGGGPGDAADVQRHPFFRHINWDDLLARRVDPPFRPSLQSEEDVSQFDARFTRQTPVDSPDDTALSESANQAFLGFTYVAPSVLDSIKEGFSFQPKLRSPRRLNSSPRTPISPLKFSPFEGFRPSPGPPEPMEPSLPPLLPPPSSPPPTSTAPLPIRPPSGTKKSKKGRGRPGR; encoded by the exons A TGGGACACTATGAAGAAGTGGAGCTTACGGAGAGCAGCGTGAACCTGGGTCCTGAGCGCATCGGGCCCCACTGCTTTGAGCTACTGAGTGTGCTGGGCAAGGGGGGCTATGGCAAG GTGTTCCAGGTGAGAAAAGTGCAAGGCACCAACTTGGGCAAAATATATGCCATGAAAGTCTTGAGGAAG GCCAAGATTGTATGCAGTGCCAAGGACACAGCACATACCCGGGCTGAGCGGAACATTCTAGAATCTGTGAAGCATCCCTTCATTGTAGAACTGGCCTATGCTTTCCAGACAGGTGGCAAACTCTACCTCATCCTGGAGTGCCTCAGTG GTGGTGAGCTCTTCACACATCTTGAGCGAGAAGGCATCTTCCTGGAAGACACAGCCTG CTTCTACCTGGCAGAGATCACACTAGCCCTGGGCCATCTCCATTCCCAAGGCATCATCTACCGAGATCTCAAGCCTGAGAACATCATGCTCAACAGCCAGG GCCACATCAAACTGACAGACTTTGGACTCTGCAAAGAGTCCATTCATGAGGGTGCTATCACTCACACCTTCTGCGGCACCATTGAGTACAT GGCCCCAGAGATTCTAGTGCGTATTGGTCACAACCGGGCAGTGGACTGGTGGAGCCTGGGAGCCCTGATGTACGACATGCTCACTGGATCG CCGCCCTTCACCGCAGAAAACCGGAAGAAAACGATGGATAAAATCATTAAAGGGAAGCTGGTGCTGCCCCCCTACCTCACCCCGGATGCCCGGGACCTTGCCAAAAAG TTTCTGAAGCGGAATCCCATTCAGCGAATTGGGGGTGGCCCAGGAGATGCTGCTGATGTGCAG AGGCACCCCTTTTTCCGGCACATCAATTGGGATGACCTCTTGGCCCGCCGTGTGGACCCTCCCTTCAGGCCGAGTCTG CAATCAGAAGAGGACGTGAGCCAGTTTGATGCTCGATTCACACGGCAGACACCAGTAGATAGTCCAGATGACACAGCCCTCAGTGAGAGTGCCAACCAAGCCTTCCTG GGCTTCACATATGTGGCACCTTCTGTCTTGGACAGCATCAAAGAAGGCTTCTCCTTCCAGCCCAAGCTGCGTTCCCCCAGACGCCTTAACAGCAGCCCCCGCACCCCCATCAG CCCACTCAAGTTCTCTCCTTTTGAGGGGTTCCGGCCCAGTCCTGGCCCACCAGagcccatggagccatctctacCTCCACTCctgccaccaccatcatcaccaccacccacaAGCACTGCTCCCCTACCCATCCGCCCCCCCTCAGGAACCAAGAAGTCCAAGAAGGGACGGGGCCGCCCAGGGCGTTAG
- the Rps6kb2 gene encoding ribosomal protein S6 kinase beta-2 isoform X4 — translation MKVLRKAKIVCSAKDTAHTRAERNILESVKHPFIVELAYAFQTGGKLYLILECLSGGELFTHLEREGIFLEDTACFYLAEITLALGHLHSQGIIYRDLKPENIMLNSQGHIKLTDFGLCKESIHEGAITHTFCGTIEYMAPEILVRIGHNRAVDWWSLGALMYDMLTGSPPFTAENRKKTMDKIIKGKLVLPPYLTPDARDLAKKFLKRNPIQRIGGGPGDAADVQRHPFFRHINWDDLLARRVDPPFRPSLQSEEDVSQFDARFTRQTPVDSPDDTALSESANQAFLGFTYVAPSVLDSIKEGFSFQPKLRSPRRLNSSPRTPISPLKFSPFEGFRPSPGPPEPMEPSLPPLLPPPSSPPPTSTAPLPIRPPSGTKKSKKGRGRPGR, via the exons ATGAAAGTCTTGAGGAAG GCCAAGATTGTATGCAGTGCCAAGGACACAGCACATACCCGGGCTGAGCGGAACATTCTAGAATCTGTGAAGCATCCCTTCATTGTAGAACTGGCCTATGCTTTCCAGACAGGTGGCAAACTCTACCTCATCCTGGAGTGCCTCAGTG GTGGTGAGCTCTTCACACATCTTGAGCGAGAAGGCATCTTCCTGGAAGACACAGCCTG CTTCTACCTGGCAGAGATCACACTAGCCCTGGGCCATCTCCATTCCCAAGGCATCATCTACCGAGATCTCAAGCCTGAGAACATCATGCTCAACAGCCAGG GCCACATCAAACTGACAGACTTTGGACTCTGCAAAGAGTCCATTCATGAGGGTGCTATCACTCACACCTTCTGCGGCACCATTGAGTACAT GGCCCCAGAGATTCTAGTGCGTATTGGTCACAACCGGGCAGTGGACTGGTGGAGCCTGGGAGCCCTGATGTACGACATGCTCACTGGATCG CCGCCCTTCACCGCAGAAAACCGGAAGAAAACGATGGATAAAATCATTAAAGGGAAGCTGGTGCTGCCCCCCTACCTCACCCCGGATGCCCGGGACCTTGCCAAAAAG TTTCTGAAGCGGAATCCCATTCAGCGAATTGGGGGTGGCCCAGGAGATGCTGCTGATGTGCAG AGGCACCCCTTTTTCCGGCACATCAATTGGGATGACCTCTTGGCCCGCCGTGTGGACCCTCCCTTCAGGCCGAGTCTG CAATCAGAAGAGGACGTGAGCCAGTTTGATGCTCGATTCACACGGCAGACACCAGTAGATAGTCCAGATGACACAGCCCTCAGTGAGAGTGCCAACCAAGCCTTCCTG GGCTTCACATATGTGGCACCTTCTGTCTTGGACAGCATCAAAGAAGGCTTCTCCTTCCAGCCCAAGCTGCGTTCCCCCAGACGCCTTAACAGCAGCCCCCGCACCCCCATCAG CCCACTCAAGTTCTCTCCTTTTGAGGGGTTCCGGCCCAGTCCTGGCCCACCAGagcccatggagccatctctacCTCCACTCctgccaccaccatcatcaccaccacccacaAGCACTGCTCCCCTACCCATCCGCCCCCCCTCAGGAACCAAGAAGTCCAAGAAGGGACGGGGCCGCCCAGGGCGTTAG
- the Rps6kb2 gene encoding ribosomal protein S6 kinase beta-2 isoform X1 produces MAAVFDLDLETEEGSEGEGEPEFNPADVCPLGELRAAGLETVGHYEEVELTESSVNLGPERIGPHCFELLSVLGKGGYGKVFQVRKVQGTNLGKIYAMKVLRKAKIVCSAKDTAHTRAERNILESVKHPFIVELAYAFQTGGKLYLILECLSGGELFTHLEREGIFLEDTACFYLAEITLALGHLHSQGIIYRDLKPENIMLNSQGHIKLTDFGLCKESIHEGAITHTFCGTIEYMAPEILVRIGHNRAVDWWSLGALMYDMLTGSPPFTAENRKKTMDKIIKGKLVLPPYLTPDARDLAKKFLKRNPIQRIGGGPGDAADVQRHPFFRHINWDDLLARRVDPPFRPSLQSEEDVSQFDARFTRQTPVDSPDDTALSESANQAFLGFTYVAPSVLDSIKEGFSFQPKLRSPRRLNSSPRTPISPLKFSPFEGFRPSPGPPEPMEPSLPPLLPPPSSPPPTSTAPLPIRPPSGTKKSKKGRGRPGR; encoded by the exons ATGGCGGCCGTGTTTGATTTAGACTTGGAGACCGAGGAAGGGAGCGAGGGCGAGGGCGAACCGGAGTTCAACCCCGCG GACGTGTGTCCCCTTGGCGAGTTAAGGGCTGCTGGCCTGGA GACAGTGGGACACTATGAAGAAGTGGAGCTTACGGAGAGCAGCGTGAACCTGGGTCCTGAGCGCATCGGGCCCCACTGCTTTGAGCTACTGAGTGTGCTGGGCAAGGGGGGCTATGGCAAG GTGTTCCAGGTGAGAAAAGTGCAAGGCACCAACTTGGGCAAAATATATGCCATGAAAGTCTTGAGGAAG GCCAAGATTGTATGCAGTGCCAAGGACACAGCACATACCCGGGCTGAGCGGAACATTCTAGAATCTGTGAAGCATCCCTTCATTGTAGAACTGGCCTATGCTTTCCAGACAGGTGGCAAACTCTACCTCATCCTGGAGTGCCTCAGTG GTGGTGAGCTCTTCACACATCTTGAGCGAGAAGGCATCTTCCTGGAAGACACAGCCTG CTTCTACCTGGCAGAGATCACACTAGCCCTGGGCCATCTCCATTCCCAAGGCATCATCTACCGAGATCTCAAGCCTGAGAACATCATGCTCAACAGCCAGG GCCACATCAAACTGACAGACTTTGGACTCTGCAAAGAGTCCATTCATGAGGGTGCTATCACTCACACCTTCTGCGGCACCATTGAGTACAT GGCCCCAGAGATTCTAGTGCGTATTGGTCACAACCGGGCAGTGGACTGGTGGAGCCTGGGAGCCCTGATGTACGACATGCTCACTGGATCG CCGCCCTTCACCGCAGAAAACCGGAAGAAAACGATGGATAAAATCATTAAAGGGAAGCTGGTGCTGCCCCCCTACCTCACCCCGGATGCCCGGGACCTTGCCAAAAAG TTTCTGAAGCGGAATCCCATTCAGCGAATTGGGGGTGGCCCAGGAGATGCTGCTGATGTGCAG AGGCACCCCTTTTTCCGGCACATCAATTGGGATGACCTCTTGGCCCGCCGTGTGGACCCTCCCTTCAGGCCGAGTCTG CAATCAGAAGAGGACGTGAGCCAGTTTGATGCTCGATTCACACGGCAGACACCAGTAGATAGTCCAGATGACACAGCCCTCAGTGAGAGTGCCAACCAAGCCTTCCTG GGCTTCACATATGTGGCACCTTCTGTCTTGGACAGCATCAAAGAAGGCTTCTCCTTCCAGCCCAAGCTGCGTTCCCCCAGACGCCTTAACAGCAGCCCCCGCACCCCCATCAG CCCACTCAAGTTCTCTCCTTTTGAGGGGTTCCGGCCCAGTCCTGGCCCACCAGagcccatggagccatctctacCTCCACTCctgccaccaccatcatcaccaccacccacaAGCACTGCTCCCCTACCCATCCGCCCCCCCTCAGGAACCAAGAAGTCCAAGAAGGGACGGGGCCGCCCAGGGCGTTAG
- the Rps6kb2 gene encoding ribosomal protein S6 kinase beta-2 isoform X3 has translation MAAVFDLDLETEEGSEGEGEPEFNPADVCPLGELRAAGLETVGHYEEVELTESSVNLGPERIGPHCFELLSVLGKGGYGKVFQVRKVQGTNLGKIYAMKVLRKAKIVCSAKDTAHTRAERNILESVKHPFIVELAYAFQTGGKLYLILECLSGGELFTHLEREGIFLEDTACFYLAEITLALGHLHSQGIIYRDLKPENIMLNSQGHIKLTDFGLCKESIHEGAITHTFCGTIEYMAPEILVRIGHNRAVDWWSLGALMYDMLTGSPPFTAENRKKTMDKIIKGKLVLPPYLTPDARDLAKKFLKRNPIQRIGGGPGDAADVQRHPFFRHINWDDLLARRVDPPFRPSLQSEEDVSQFDARFTRQTPVDSPDDTALSESANQAFLHQRRLLLPAQAAFPQTP, from the exons ATGGCGGCCGTGTTTGATTTAGACTTGGAGACCGAGGAAGGGAGCGAGGGCGAGGGCGAACCGGAGTTCAACCCCGCG GACGTGTGTCCCCTTGGCGAGTTAAGGGCTGCTGGCCTGGA GACAGTGGGACACTATGAAGAAGTGGAGCTTACGGAGAGCAGCGTGAACCTGGGTCCTGAGCGCATCGGGCCCCACTGCTTTGAGCTACTGAGTGTGCTGGGCAAGGGGGGCTATGGCAAG GTGTTCCAGGTGAGAAAAGTGCAAGGCACCAACTTGGGCAAAATATATGCCATGAAAGTCTTGAGGAAG GCCAAGATTGTATGCAGTGCCAAGGACACAGCACATACCCGGGCTGAGCGGAACATTCTAGAATCTGTGAAGCATCCCTTCATTGTAGAACTGGCCTATGCTTTCCAGACAGGTGGCAAACTCTACCTCATCCTGGAGTGCCTCAGTG GTGGTGAGCTCTTCACACATCTTGAGCGAGAAGGCATCTTCCTGGAAGACACAGCCTG CTTCTACCTGGCAGAGATCACACTAGCCCTGGGCCATCTCCATTCCCAAGGCATCATCTACCGAGATCTCAAGCCTGAGAACATCATGCTCAACAGCCAGG GCCACATCAAACTGACAGACTTTGGACTCTGCAAAGAGTCCATTCATGAGGGTGCTATCACTCACACCTTCTGCGGCACCATTGAGTACAT GGCCCCAGAGATTCTAGTGCGTATTGGTCACAACCGGGCAGTGGACTGGTGGAGCCTGGGAGCCCTGATGTACGACATGCTCACTGGATCG CCGCCCTTCACCGCAGAAAACCGGAAGAAAACGATGGATAAAATCATTAAAGGGAAGCTGGTGCTGCCCCCCTACCTCACCCCGGATGCCCGGGACCTTGCCAAAAAG TTTCTGAAGCGGAATCCCATTCAGCGAATTGGGGGTGGCCCAGGAGATGCTGCTGATGTGCAG AGGCACCCCTTTTTCCGGCACATCAATTGGGATGACCTCTTGGCCCGCCGTGTGGACCCTCCCTTCAGGCCGAGTCTG CAATCAGAAGAGGACGTGAGCCAGTTTGATGCTCGATTCACACGGCAGACACCAGTAGATAGTCCAGATGACACAGCCCTCAGTGAGAGTGCCAACCAAGCCTTCCTG CATCAAAGAAGGCTTCTCCTTCCAGCCCAAGCTGCGTTCCCCCAGACGCCTTAA